Proteins from one Flammeovirgaceae bacterium genomic window:
- a CDS encoding adenine phosphoribosyltransferase, which translates to MQLSDSLKSFIRDVPGFPKPGIVFKDITPLLEEPQVVKEVVRALAYPYRGKPVDAIAAIEARGFLFGFLLASELSVPFIPIRKLGKLPYKKITEKYVLEYDEAAVEMHEDAVKKGWHVVIHDDLLATGGTANAAGQLVQRLGGTVAGFSFIIHLQFLDGARLLKKNYNCGPHYLISY; encoded by the coding sequence GTGCAGCTAAGCGATAGCCTTAAATCTTTCATCCGTGACGTCCCCGGGTTCCCTAAGCCCGGGATTGTTTTCAAGGACATCACCCCGCTATTGGAAGAGCCTCAGGTAGTCAAAGAAGTGGTCCGTGCATTGGCATACCCCTATAGGGGAAAGCCAGTGGATGCCATTGCCGCCATCGAAGCCCGTGGCTTTTTGTTTGGGTTCCTGCTCGCCAGTGAATTATCCGTTCCCTTCATCCCCATACGAAAGTTGGGGAAACTCCCTTACAAAAAGATAACCGAAAAATATGTCCTTGAATATGATGAGGCCGCGGTGGAAATGCACGAAGATGCCGTAAAAAAAGGATGGCATGTGGTAATCCATGACGATTTGTTGGCCACGGGGGGCACGGCCAATGCCGCGGGGCAACTGGTCCAGCGGTTGGGGGGAACGGTAGCGGGCTTTTCGTTTATCATCCACCTTCAGTTTTTGGATGGGGCCCGATTGTTGAAAAAAAATTACAACTGTGGCCCCCACTATCTAATCTCGTACTAA
- a CDS encoding MaoC family dehydratase, which yields MAKVTINSFEDFAAFTGKEIGSSEYQKITQEQINQFADATLDHQWIHTDVARAANESPFKKTIAHGYLTLSLVPYLWGQIVEVNNIKMLVNYGIDGLKFNQPVVVGSEVCLRVKLNAIANLRGIAKAELNAVMEIKDNPKPAFTATIILLYHFK from the coding sequence ATGGCCAAAGTGACCATCAACAGTTTTGAGGATTTCGCTGCCTTTACCGGAAAGGAAATTGGTTCATCCGAATACCAAAAGATCACACAGGAACAAATCAACCAGTTTGCCGATGCCACACTGGACCATCAGTGGATCCACACCGATGTTGCGCGGGCGGCCAACGAAAGCCCATTCAAGAAAACCATCGCACACGGTTACCTTACCTTATCCCTGGTACCCTACCTCTGGGGGCAAATTGTTGAAGTGAACAATATCAAGATGCTGGTAAACTACGGCATTGACGGGTTGAAGTTCAACCAACCGGTGGTGGTGGGCTCGGAAGTGTGCCTGCGCGTAAAGCTCAATGCCATCGCCAACCTGAGGGGCATTGCCAAGGCCGAGCTAAATGCCGTGATGGAGATCAAAGACAACCCAAAGCCCGCATTCACCGCCACGATCATCCTGCTTTACCACTTTAAGTAG
- a CDS encoding LON peptidase substrate-binding domain-containing protein, whose protein sequence is MAIFPLPGELVPLHIFEPRYRQLLDDAEKGDIAFGIFYNHVDNTNKLGSLVKLESVIKRFPGGESDIIVKCTDIFKMESMQHTFKDKLYPGGEVGPYHIDLKRPVNGKVQREFESYLKLLLISHSEKPNSVFHIANELNLDNHDRLKFVEADAAKREMILLSRLRYQSRLVLEAEKSKDVFHLN, encoded by the coding sequence TTGGCGATTTTCCCCCTTCCTGGGGAACTGGTGCCTTTGCATATTTTTGAACCCAGGTACCGTCAACTCCTTGACGATGCCGAAAAAGGGGATATTGCTTTTGGTATTTTCTACAATCATGTGGACAACACCAATAAACTGGGGTCGCTGGTAAAATTGGAGAGCGTGATCAAACGCTTTCCTGGAGGGGAATCGGACATCATCGTGAAGTGCACCGATATTTTTAAGATGGAGTCCATGCAGCATACGTTCAAAGACAAACTGTATCCTGGAGGGGAGGTGGGGCCCTACCATATTGATTTGAAAAGGCCGGTTAACGGAAAAGTGCAAAGGGAGTTTGAATCCTACCTGAAGCTCCTTTTAATCTCCCATTCCGAAAAGCCCAATTCCGTTTTTCATATTGCCAATGAGCTTAACCTGGACAACCACGACAGGCTAAAGTTTGTGGAGGCAGATGCGGCAAAGCGCGAGATGATTTTACTGTCCCGGCTGCGTTACCAATCGCGGCTGGTGCTGGAGGCGGAAAAGTCGAAGGACGTGTTCCACCTCAATTGA
- a CDS encoding methylmalonyl-CoA mutase family protein: MGARDLSGHKAPGPYAPKNKVRIVTAASLFDGHDAAINIMRRIIQATGCEVIHLGHDRSVEEVVNTAIQEDAQGIALTSYQGGHNEYFKYMYDLLKEKGAPHIKIFGGGGGVILPEEIKELMDYGITRIYSPDDGRAMGLQGMINDLVKQCDYPLGETLDGEPSLLEKKNPMAIARLISAAENYYDRHKGTFDAIHKKAAAAKTPVLGITGTGGSGKSSLVDEIIRRFLIDFKGSPEEGGKTIGIISVDPSKRKTGGALLGDRIRMNAINHPRVFMRSLATRQSNLVLSAYVKEAIAILKAAGYDLIILETSGIGQSDTEILDHSDASLYVMTPEYGAATQLEKIDMLDFADIVALNKFDKRGALDALRDVKKQYQRNHGYWDRKPDDMPVYGTIASQFNDPGTNQLYKHLIDIIATKSGTELNSTFKISREMSEKVFVIPPNRTRYLSEISESNRGYDQWAIEQAGVAQKLYALQQSIETVRESTLEDKDRIIKGLQEQYGMASLNLDPLNKQLLDQWADKEKKYNGPFFKFKVRDKELAIQTHTESLSHTQVPKVSLPRYKAWGDLLKWALTENIPGEFPYAAGIYPFKREGEDPTRMFAGEGGPERTNRRFHYVSLSTPAKRLSTAFDSVTLYGNDPDYRPDIYGKIGNSGVAICCLDDAKKLYSGFDLASPRTSVSMTINGPAPMLLGYFMNAAIDQQCELYIKKNGMEGEVAQKIESIYKDAERPSYQGPLPNGNDGLGLMLLGVTGDQVLPADVYEKIKATTLSQVRGTVQADILKEDQAQNTCIFSTEFALRLMGDVQQYFIGKNVRNFYSVSISGYHIAEAGANPITQLAFTLANGFTYVEYYLSRGMDINAFAPNLSFFFSNGVDPEYAVIGRVARRLWAKAMKNKYGANARSQMLKYHIQTSGRSLHAQEIDFNDIRTTLQALYAIYDNCNSLHTNAYDEAITTPTEESVRRAMAIQLIINKELGLAKNENPLQGSFIIEELTDLVEEAVLMEFDRITERGGVLGAMETMYQRGKIQEESLYYETLKHTGEYPIIGVNTFLSSKGSPTIIPQEVIRATTEEKEYQIDMLKRLHKFHAEKAGRQIENIQQAAIQNKNIFEALMEATKVCSLGQITRALFEVGGQYRRNM, encoded by the coding sequence ATGGGCGCCCGGGACCTTTCCGGGCACAAGGCGCCCGGGCCTTACGCCCCAAAGAACAAAGTGCGGATAGTAACTGCTGCCAGCCTGTTCGATGGGCACGATGCGGCCATTAATATCATGCGGAGGATCATCCAGGCCACGGGATGTGAGGTCATCCACCTGGGCCATGACCGCAGTGTGGAAGAGGTGGTGAACACCGCCATCCAGGAAGATGCCCAGGGCATTGCCTTGACCAGCTATCAGGGCGGGCACAATGAGTACTTCAAGTACATGTACGACCTGCTCAAAGAAAAGGGTGCCCCCCACATCAAAATATTTGGTGGTGGGGGTGGCGTTATCCTGCCTGAGGAAATCAAGGAACTCATGGACTACGGCATCACCCGGATCTATTCGCCAGATGACGGGCGTGCCATGGGCCTTCAGGGAATGATCAACGATTTGGTAAAACAGTGCGACTACCCGCTTGGCGAAACCCTTGACGGTGAGCCCAGCCTCCTGGAAAAGAAAAACCCGATGGCCATCGCGAGGTTGATCTCTGCTGCCGAGAATTATTACGACCGTCATAAGGGCACCTTTGATGCCATACATAAAAAAGCAGCAGCGGCCAAAACCCCAGTATTGGGCATTACAGGCACGGGAGGCTCAGGGAAGTCTTCCCTTGTGGACGAAATCATCAGGAGGTTCTTGATTGACTTTAAGGGCTCCCCGGAAGAAGGGGGCAAAACCATCGGGATCATATCCGTGGACCCCTCCAAACGGAAAACGGGCGGTGCCCTGTTGGGCGACCGTATCCGCATGAATGCCATCAACCACCCCAGGGTGTTTATGCGTTCGTTGGCCACCCGTCAATCCAACCTGGTGTTGTCTGCCTACGTAAAAGAGGCCATTGCCATATTAAAGGCAGCCGGGTACGACCTTATCATCCTGGAAACCTCGGGCATAGGCCAAAGCGATACCGAAATTTTGGACCACAGCGATGCTTCCTTGTATGTAATGACGCCAGAATACGGTGCGGCCACGCAACTGGAAAAGATCGATATGCTGGACTTTGCCGATATCGTGGCACTGAACAAATTTGACAAGCGTGGCGCACTGGATGCCCTGCGCGATGTAAAAAAACAATACCAACGCAACCATGGGTACTGGGACCGGAAGCCTGACGACATGCCCGTTTATGGCACCATTGCCTCACAATTTAACGACCCGGGCACCAACCAACTTTACAAACACCTCATTGACATCATCGCCACAAAGTCCGGGACGGAATTAAACTCCACATTTAAGATCTCCAGGGAGATGTCGGAAAAGGTGTTCGTGATACCCCCCAACCGCACCCGGTACCTGAGCGAAATCTCGGAAAGCAACAGGGGTTACGACCAATGGGCAATAGAGCAGGCAGGGGTGGCCCAAAAACTATACGCCCTTCAACAATCCATCGAAACGGTACGGGAGTCCACCCTGGAGGACAAAGACAGGATCATAAAAGGGCTACAGGAACAGTATGGCATGGCCAGCCTTAACCTAGACCCGCTCAACAAACAATTGCTGGACCAATGGGCAGATAAAGAAAAGAAGTACAATGGCCCCTTTTTCAAATTTAAGGTAAGGGACAAGGAACTTGCCATCCAAACCCATACGGAGTCGCTTTCCCATACGCAGGTTCCGAAGGTTTCCCTTCCCCGGTACAAAGCCTGGGGGGATTTGCTAAAATGGGCCCTGACGGAAAATATTCCGGGGGAATTTCCTTATGCAGCAGGCATTTACCCATTTAAAAGGGAGGGCGAAGACCCCACCCGTATGTTTGCGGGCGAAGGGGGGCCGGAGCGGACCAACAGGAGGTTCCATTATGTGAGCCTGTCCACGCCTGCCAAGCGGCTCTCCACCGCATTTGATTCGGTGACCTTATACGGCAACGACCCCGACTACCGGCCCGATATTTACGGGAAGATCGGGAATTCCGGTGTGGCCATCTGTTGCCTTGATGATGCCAAGAAATTATACAGCGGGTTTGACCTGGCCAGTCCCCGCACTTCCGTTTCCATGACCATCAACGGGCCTGCACCCATGCTCCTTGGGTATTTCATGAATGCCGCCATTGACCAGCAATGCGAGCTTTACATCAAAAAAAACGGTATGGAGGGGGAGGTGGCCCAAAAGATCGAAAGCATTTACAAAGATGCCGAACGGCCTTCCTACCAGGGCCCCCTGCCCAACGGAAACGATGGGCTGGGCTTGATGCTGCTGGGCGTCACCGGGGACCAGGTATTGCCGGCAGACGTATATGAAAAGATAAAAGCAACAACACTATCGCAGGTGCGGGGCACCGTACAGGCCGACATCCTCAAAGAGGACCAGGCACAAAACACGTGCATATTTTCCACAGAGTTTGCGTTGCGGCTGATGGGCGATGTGCAGCAGTATTTTATCGGGAAAAACGTACGCAATTTTTATTCCGTCTCCATATCTGGTTACCATATTGCCGAAGCCGGTGCCAACCCCATTACCCAGCTGGCCTTTACTTTGGCCAATGGCTTTACCTACGTGGAGTATTACCTGAGCCGGGGCATGGACATCAACGCGTTTGCCCCTAACCTGTCGTTCTTCTTCTCCAATGGCGTTGATCCCGAATATGCCGTCATCGGCCGGGTGGCCCGAAGGCTTTGGGCCAAGGCCATGAAGAATAAATATGGCGCCAATGCCCGCAGCCAGATGTTGAAGTACCACATCCAAACCTCAGGCCGGTCCCTGCACGCCCAGGAAATCGACTTTAACGACATCCGCACTACCTTGCAGGCCCTGTATGCCATTTATGACAACTGCAACTCCCTTCACACCAATGCGTATGACGAGGCCATCACCACGCCTACGGAGGAATCCGTGCGCAGGGCCATGGCCATTCAGTTGATCATCAATAAGGAACTGGGGCTTGCCAAAAACGAAAACCCGCTGCAAGGCTCTTTTATCATTGAGGAACTGACAGACCTCGTGGAAGAAGCCGTGCTGATGGAGTTTGACCGCATAACCGAACGGGGTGGCGTGCTCGGTGCCATGGAGACCATGTACCAGCGTGGGAAAATCCAGGAGGAAAGCCTGTACTACGAAACCTTGAAGCATACAGGCGAATACCCGATCATTGGCGTGAATACCTTCCTCAGTTCCAAAGGGTCGCCCACGATCATCCCCCAGGAGGTGATCCGTGCCACCACTGAAGAAAAAGAGTATCAAATCGATATGCTGAAACGCCTTCACAAGTTCCACGCGGAAAAAGCGGGCCGGCAAATCGAAAATATCCAACAAGCGGCCATCCAAAACAAAAACATTTTTGAGGCCTTGATGGAAGCCACCAAAGTATGCTCATTGGGGCAAATAACCAGGGCGCTGTTTGAGGTGGGGGGCCAGTACAGGCGAAACATGTAA
- a CDS encoding imidazolonepropionase: MGWDILITNISGLAQVREGTPSLVSGKAMAILPVLEDAFLAIKDGKIASYGTMPSLGSTSADQVIDARGRFVFPAFVDSHTHLVFAASREEEFVMKIKGAGYAEIAASGGGILNSARKLQLMPEDELYERSLKRAKEIMDTGTGAVEIKSGYGLTVADELKMLRVARRLGRETPLKVKTTFLGAHAIPQAYTKEGYVDLVVKEMIPAVAEEKLADYIDVFCEEGFFSPAETELICEEGKRFGMRPRIHANQLHRSGGVQVGVKVNAISVDHLENIGVEEIEALQGSTTIPTALPGAAFFLNLSFPPARDIINAGLPLAIASDYNPGSSPSGNMPLMVALACIKMRMSPEEAFNAATINTAAAMEILEDYGSITKGKTANVCITQPMPSLAYLPYSFGSPPIDKVILNGQLMGQG, encoded by the coding sequence ATGGGTTGGGATATCCTTATAACCAATATCAGCGGCCTGGCCCAGGTCCGCGAAGGCACGCCCTCCTTGGTCTCCGGTAAGGCCATGGCCATATTGCCGGTATTGGAGGATGCTTTCCTCGCCATAAAGGATGGTAAGATAGCCAGCTATGGCACCATGCCCTCATTGGGCAGCACATCGGCCGATCAGGTGATCGATGCCAGGGGCAGGTTTGTGTTTCCTGCATTTGTCGATTCGCACACGCACCTGGTATTTGCCGCCAGCCGCGAAGAGGAGTTTGTCATGAAAATAAAGGGCGCGGGCTATGCCGAGATAGCCGCCAGTGGAGGGGGCATTTTGAATTCTGCCCGGAAGCTCCAACTCATGCCCGAGGACGAACTGTATGAACGCTCGCTAAAAAGGGCTAAGGAAATAATGGACACGGGAACGGGGGCGGTAGAAATAAAAAGTGGCTATGGGCTAACGGTGGCCGATGAGTTGAAGATGCTGAGGGTGGCCAGACGGTTGGGCAGGGAAACGCCCTTAAAGGTAAAAACTACTTTTTTGGGCGCACATGCCATTCCCCAAGCATATACCAAGGAAGGATATGTAGACCTTGTGGTCAAGGAGATGATCCCCGCTGTGGCGGAAGAAAAGCTGGCAGACTACATTGACGTGTTTTGCGAAGAGGGTTTTTTTAGCCCTGCTGAAACCGAACTGATATGTGAGGAAGGCAAACGTTTTGGGATGCGGCCGCGTATCCATGCCAACCAGTTGCACCGCTCGGGCGGGGTCCAGGTTGGCGTGAAGGTAAATGCCATCAGCGTGGACCATCTTGAGAACATAGGCGTGGAAGAAATAGAAGCCCTGCAGGGGAGCACTACCATACCCACGGCCTTGCCGGGTGCGGCCTTTTTCCTGAACCTTTCCTTTCCCCCGGCCCGTGACATCATAAATGCCGGCCTCCCGTTGGCCATTGCCTCGGATTACAACCCGGGCAGCTCGCCTTCCGGCAACATGCCTTTGATGGTGGCCCTGGCTTGCATCAAAATGAGGATGTCCCCGGAAGAGGCATTCAATGCGGCCACCATCAACACGGCAGCGGCCATGGAAATACTGGAGGATTATGGCAGCATTACCAAAGGAAAAACCGCCAATGTTTGCATCACGCAACCCATGCCCTCCCTGGCATACCTTCCCTATAGTTTTGGAAGCCCGCCAATAGACAAGGTAATTTTAAACGGCCAATTGATGGGTCAGGGCTGA
- a CDS encoding DUF1761 domain-containing protein — MMEELPINYLAILVAVVANFILGFLWYTPLFGKAWAKEMGFDTSVKPSGGEMAKGMVFMVVGNFLMAYVFAHNMVAWSFVPGMDQMPKVGSVMNSAIFTWLGFYLPVDIGIVTWEKRSWKLFGINTGYHLAMLLVAATILAYM; from the coding sequence ATCATGGAAGAATTACCAATAAACTACCTAGCCATCCTGGTGGCCGTTGTGGCCAATTTCATACTGGGGTTCCTATGGTACACCCCCTTGTTTGGAAAGGCATGGGCCAAGGAAATGGGCTTTGATACAAGCGTAAAGCCGTCTGGTGGCGAAATGGCCAAGGGGATGGTTTTCATGGTAGTGGGAAATTTTCTCATGGCCTATGTGTTTGCCCACAATATGGTTGCCTGGTCATTTGTGCCTGGCATGGACCAAATGCCCAAGGTTGGCTCCGTAATGAACTCGGCCATCTTTACCTGGCTGGGCTTTTACCTTCCTGTGGACATCGGTATTGTCACCTGGGAGAAAAGGTCATGGAAGTTGTTCGGCATCAATACCGGCTACCATTTGGCCATGCTTTTGGTGGCGGCCACGATCCTTGCCTACATGTAA
- a CDS encoding OsmC family protein: protein MVEDEVYVAQNELGHEVRIDMRKGELKKNQSPVELLLSAVGACGAVDIVLMLKKRRKTIIDFITETEGTRKEDHPRSFTKVHCHYKITSPDITEDELYKIAKLSLEKYCSVADSLKTEVTLSVEVVQP, encoded by the coding sequence ATGGTAGAGGATGAAGTGTATGTGGCGCAAAACGAATTGGGGCATGAAGTCCGGATAGACATGAGGAAGGGGGAATTGAAAAAAAACCAATCCCCGGTGGAACTATTGCTTTCGGCCGTTGGGGCATGTGGCGCAGTGGACATCGTTTTAATGCTCAAGAAAAGAAGGAAAACGATAATTGATTTTATTACCGAAACGGAAGGCACCCGGAAGGAAGACCATCCCCGGTCGTTCACCAAAGTGCACTGCCACTATAAGATCACCTCCCCCGATATTACGGAAGACGAACTGTACAAAATCGCGAAACTTTCGTTGGAAAAATATTGCTCCGTTGCCGACAGCCTTAAAACAGAAGTCACGCTGTCCGTTGAGGTCGTTCAGCCCTGA